GTTACTTGTCTGTTGCTTTATTATTGCTATCAAATGAAGGCACTTCTAGCCCTTCACTTGTTTATTGCCAGTAATTGGCCTTCATTTAGTGGCATAGTGTCACTTGATCACCCCTTGTTGGTGTTTTGGCAATCACTTGCTTGTACTGTTGATTCTACATTCCTGTTACATAACTAAAAAATGGTCCTTATTGAAAATAATATGCAATTATCAACTTATATGCATTGATGCAAGGTTTGCGTAGACATCTTTGTGACAGATTATGAGCTTAGATTTTTATGGTTATGCTGCATCAGGTTTCCATTATACATCTGTTTGATAAACCGGTTCACACTATTTTACATGCTGTCAGTACATTTAGTTGGTAAAAGTTGCAAGAGTTGTGGGGCTGGATTTGATTTGGGAGTTCACTTTGCTTGTGGACTGTTTCGAAGCCTTTACTATATTAAAGATAAAGAAATCTAATTTTTGAATACTTTGAGTTTGTATTTGTGCTGAAATGTATCAAATTCTTTTTTCACATTTGGACAGTAATACCGCTTCAAAGAATTAATTtggagaagtagaagtagtaaggCTGTTGTCATTTCAATTAGACATTATCTTGATGTGATTCACCTTGCTACACTATAGAAGCATACATCATACTCTGGATCATGTGCCAGGTTATCCTGAACCTTGTCTGAACCATGAAATTAATTTCCCTGTACTGTATGCTTGCCACAAATGCATATTGATAGACGTGtttatgatgtagaatttgatgttTACACAGTTGAAATGTGTTAGGGGCTGTTCCTTCAGTCCTCTCCTGAAAAGCTTCACCTGTCATTATTTGATAATATTAGTTTGGATATTCTGATTTGGCTAAAACCTTGACAGTTGATATGGCATGTTCTGTTGTACTTATGATTCCAGGTAATACAGATGACAGGAAATCGTGACTGAATTATCCTTCTATCCTGTTACATCTAATTTGTGAAATTGGCTGTTCTTTCTTCAGTTTGGTTATTGACAGGCTGGGGTTAACCATATTCTTTACTTTTTAGGGTAATGCTCTGGCTGCAGCTGGTGGTGGCAGTGGATCAGTGAAGCTCTGGGACACAGAGAAGTGGCAGCCAATTACCAGCCTCACTGTCCCACGTCCGGAGGGAGCTCGCCCTGACAAGACAGGCAGTGGCAAGTTTGTCCTTTCAGTTGCCTGGAGCCCTGATGGAAAGCTCTTAGCATGTGGGTCCATGGACAGCACCATTGCCGTCTACGACGTTGTTCGCATGAAGTTTCTCCACCATCTCGAGGGTCACCACATGCCGGTGCGGTCCATGGTGTTCTCCCCTGTGGATCCCCACGTGCTTTTCACGGCCTGCGACGACTGCCACATCCACATTTACGACGCCAAGGAGAAGAGCCTCATCGGGGCCATGTCAGGCCACGCGAGCTGGGTGCTGAGCATCGATGTGAGCCCTGATGGCTTGGCGGTGGCTACGGGATCCAGCGACCGCACGGTCCGGCTCTGGGACATCAACATGAGGACCTCGGTGCAGACCATGAGCAACCATTCTGATCAGGTATGGGCCGTGGCCTTCCGGCCACCAGGTGGTGCGGGAATCCGGGCAGGGCGTCTAGCTAGCGCGTCGGATGACAAGAGCATCTCCCTGTACGATTACTCTTAGGTTTTCTTACCATTGCAATGCCTCTATTGTATTCTGTTTCCAACCAGAGATTCGAATCTGACCATGGTGGTTGGAAGAATTGTTGTACGCAGCACACTGATAGAGGTGCTAATTGCAAGCGAAGCTAGTTTATTTCGTGTTATTGACTTAATTGTCCTGTGGTGGTTGAGTTGCATGCTTGTCCCGATTTTTCTACAGGTGGTCCATTTTTGTGGTTCTTCCCTGCAGAGGTCATTAAGATGAAACTTTATATATTTGCCACAGCTATGTACTTTAAGCATGTGCTATACTTATTTGCACTGAGTTTCTTACTAGGACGAGTTTGACGACCGTATTTGCACCGAGTTTCTTAATAAGACGAGCGGTTAAACGTCAAATCTGAATGTGGCGTCAAATGTTCAAGACGGAGGTATGTGCATGCTTGATTGGAATACGGTTTTTATAGCAACCAACCATCCCCATTTACCGATCGAGTGTTTATCTCGACAAAACTATTGGCATAGTGAACGAATTTCAGTTGCCTAAAAATAACAGGCTAAAAAACGTGTTTCCTAACAATAATTTAATTCCTGGTATTCTCTACATAAAAAATCCTGgtattatctaaaataaatttaaTTCCAAGTTAGCGCAAAAGAGGCCTCCGATCGGCCCGGAGTCAGACCCGCTTCCAGCTTCCATCCGGCCCGTATGAGCTTCTGGAGGCCCAGAACACGATTACCTGCCCTGCTTCCAAAATTCCGACCGGCGGCGCACTTATTAGGTTTTTCATCTCCTCATCAacagcaacaaaaaaaaaaaaaaaaaaaaaccctctaGCGGCGGCGCGGCACCGTCTCACGGAGCCTCCTCCGCTAGACCGCTACACCACGGCGCGCTATCGTACAGGTTCTCGGCGACGGCAGGCGCTCGACTGATCTTCACCGCCCCGCCAGGTATGCCCTCCACACCCACTCGCTCGCCCCTCGTCCTGCTATCGATTCGTTTGGTGGCCTAGAGCTGTGGATTGATTTGTGGCGCGTGCAGTCGTCGGGTCGGAGGCAGTCGGGATGCAATGGTTCGTGGTGCCGGAGGCAGGCGCGGGGTCGTGGGAGGCCGACGTGGAAGAGGACGTGGTGGTCGTGGGGGTGAGCATCTCGGCATGGGCCAGGTTGTTGATGGAGATGGACCACCAATCCCTGCGGATGCACGAGGTACGAGCTTTGCAAACGCAATTGGTAAAAAATGGGGTCAAATTGCTTGAACCGTTGAAGTTGGTGCCCAGGAATTTACTCATATTCAGAAGAGCCATTTAGATTTGGACGCACTGTTTTAGAATAACCCCTATCCCCTGTCCTAATATGTGTGGATTAAATGGGAGTGGGCCTAGATGCTAAAAAAATAGGAGTAAAGAAGTGGCACTTTTGTGACAAGGAAAGTAGGGAACCCAAAGTAGTGATTTTGTGAAATGGGCATTATAAGTAGTAGTTCTTCGATAGGACAAGAATATGTTAGTTTTACGAATTTTCCTCCAATTGTACGGAAATACTTGTTTTGTTGCGGCAATTTTTTTTGACCGGTGTTGTTTAAATTTACTTATGGGTTTTTGCACTGTTTATGTTTTGCTATTGTCACAGCGTGGGAGATCAATCCAATTTGGTACGAACGATCCCAAGAAAGATTTACATGGAATGGTGTGTTACGTCCTCATCTAGATCATGTGAAGCGTATCAATATTCTACCAAATGCTCGTGACCGCGACAAAAACATCATAGGTACATGCTAGTCATAATGGAATTGTCTCAATTTACCAATCttacaaaaaaaataatattcatgattTGTGTTTATGTGAAAGGGAGCTGTGTATATTATTCTATTGCCACTGCACTAGAAGCTGCATACCGAATTGCGGGAGTGGAGGTTGAAGAGTTAGCATGGGAAGAATTATGTGACATGGTTGATGAATGTAATCCGTGCCGTACTACTGCTGCTCTTCGGGTCCTGAAGTATCGTGGAATTCACAAAAGAGTTGATTACAAGAAGGTAAATTCTTTTACCACATTAAATGTCCCTTGCTTTTGCATTTCACTTCTGCTTAACTTGATGCAACTAACCAAATTGCCTCCTTAAGTTCCATTCTGAATTCCAAAATAGAGCTAGAGTTGGCAACTCCTACCCAGAACCTAAGAACCTGCCGTGATACATGAGAGGAATTAGGCAAGAATAAGAGAGAATTTATTTGTTTCCAATAATAAAAGATGTGTGTTAACAGGCTCGATCCGTTCCACTTCCTTGCTAGACCCTGATAGCCCATGGGGCACCTTAGGGTCAACCATCAGCATAGTTCACTCAATTAATAAGCCAAGATGCCCACTGCTCTCTACCTCTAATGCCATCTCAAGGTTCACTGCACAATGTTGAACACTGCCACAATAGTTTCCCTTCTTTTAACAGTGTATAAATTCACCCATACATGGAATTACACAAAAACCAAACTAAGTGATCCTTCAttgaataataataaaaaatcacAGGAAATTAAAAAATGTGAATGAAACAAGCATGAAAGGCTACTTAAATTCCATAACCTCCAACAGATCAGAAGAATTAATTATCTACTGGAATACCATTCTTTCATAACAAAGGTTAAAATGTTGCACAAACAAGTGAAAGGAAATGCTCCAGTACAGCACACTTCATTTGCTTGAGTTTTAGCAATTTTTATCCTTATTTGCGAAGATCACTGGAAGCAAAACTCTGAATGATCTACTCAGAAATGGGGCAGGCTTTCTCAAAACCTTGTTGCTCCTCATAGAATAAGTGAAATTTGTTGTAGTAATACATGCAACTGGCATAGGCGTCCATCTCATTGGGACACTTTTGGTGAAGTTATTTCAACCTGGGAGTGCAAATATGACTAGTCAAAGACAGAATAAGAAAGTTCTTGTATACACATTAGAGATTTTTTCAAATTGCTGCTTTTGTATCAGCTCGGTGCTGATTTTAAAGTTTATTTGGATCAAGAACAGGAAGGGGAGAAAGGGATGTCCAAAGGAGGCATCTTTTGTATCTGCTCAGTGTTGATTTCGTTCAACGCACCTAGATATCTCACCGCTAGATCAACCTCAAAGGAACACCACAACATCACTTGTAGGACCTGTCAGTTTCAAATATTGAACCTATATTCAGCACCAAAAAGAGTAAACATCACCTGTAGGAGCAGTATGTACTTGAACAAGCTAAACTTGAGTAAGAATAAACAACAGAACTACCTACAGCTTTATGGTTTCTACATGCTGTGCATATATCATGAGAGAGGGACAGCTTCATATAAAATTCAGTTTCAAATACTCAGAAAATTGTACAGGGAAACTAGTAGCTGAACAACATATTACTTGACTTTGAACTTCATGCTCTCCTAAGCTCAAATAATTGATTGCTGCCATAGAAAACTGAGTTGAATCTATGTCAAGGGCGTCAAGGGACAGGGTAGCTAGACCTCGACTACGTAGTTCGTAGTCGCAACCCGTGGTGTTGGGGCGAGGTTTTACCCCTCGGCGCCCGATTGTTTCAACAAAGGAAGACTAAGGAAATTGGGTAATTGTTCTTTCTTGATTGATCACTTGATTACATGAAATAAATGCAGAAGCAAACTACTAAAATTAGGCCCTTGATCGGCCGTGCTCAGCTACTGGCTGCTTCCTGCGGTCATACACGAAGCTGCTAAACTTAGGACCTTGATCGGCCATGCTCAGCCActggctgctgcctgctgccatGCGCGCTAAACTTAGGACCTTGATCGGTCATGCTCAGCCAcgggctgctgcctgctgccatGCGCACTGCTCAGCCACTGGACTGATTCTTGTGCCCATGCGCGGTGATCGCGATCGCTGCTGGTGCGGCTGGTGCTGGACTGCTTCCTGCGGTCCTGGCTGCATCTCTGGTGCGGGTCTGACGCATGTAGTggcggccccacatgacatctatGTATTCACAAGATGAGCTCATGCATACATATATATTCCTAATCTTGGGAGGTGAGAAAGGGACAACTAAAAAGGGCAGCAATCAGTTAATTGTATACAAATCACAAGAAGTTGTTTACAGAGAAGTCAAACATAAATACCAGCTAACAAACGAAGAGTTCAAGTCTTAGCTAGTCACAATGCTTACCTGATTGTGAATTTCATATATGATCCTCATCCATAAACAAATCATCATTGATACCACAGAAAACTCAGTTGATGAACGTACTGTCATGCAGGGGCGGGCCCACCAGTATTCAAGGGTATTCAGTTGAATACccaattttttttggcaaaaaattTCATATATATAGTGTATATACAAGTCTGTatatgaaaaagaaaagaaaaatacagTGAACTGCATACCTATACAAACAATTCAGCCCAATTTCAACTCGTTTTCCCTTCCCATCGAAGGCCCAGTGCTGCCCCGTGGCCCATTTTCTCTAGCTGAGGCCTAAGGATGCGCTCCCAACTCCTCCTCCTGTCCCGCTGCTCCCGCACGTGCACGGAGGAACTCAACTCCGTCTCCGTGCCAGTGTTTTCTCCACTCCAGACTCTCGGCGAACGCCACTGAACCCTAGGCCCTAGCTTCGTGCGATGCCCGGCGCCTAGCGTCGATGGTAGCGGCGGGGGGTGCGCGGTGGCTGGCGGCTAGCGGTGGAGGGCTGGCGGCATCCGGCAGCAGACGCACCGGCCAGCGGGCGGCAGCAGGCGCACCGGCCGGCGTCCGGCATCCGGCGGGCGGCGTGGTGGCAGCTGGCCAGCAGCTCCATCATGCAGGAGGCGTGGCAGTGGGCCAGTAGCAGCCAGCAGGCAGGCCAGGCAGCGACCTGTAAGTTGAGATAGCAATTTGTCACTTTTCTATGTTGAACCATTGGTACCTTTTTATGCTAAATAATTTCAATTTATGCTCAAATTCTTGAATATATGAAATTGTTCTCAATTATGTGTTATATATTTCCTATATATATTATGCAGTTTTAACTATACGGCATTATACACGCCGAATATTAGCCATTTGGTTGTAAAAAAGAAAAATTAGTACCCCTATATATTTTGAATACCTGGCCCTAAAATCTTGGGCCCGCCACTGCTGTCATGTGTCATAAGAGCTACGGagaaaaaaaagggcagacccagagccggaggctcccacatgagtgcggtctggggaagggaaaaaccgaggcaagccttccccccgcaaaatctacggagaggctgctttgaacccacgacctggtgacttagTGAGACAGCtttcaccactgcaccaggcctgcccttcaaaaaagggcagacccagtgccgaaggctcccacatgagtggggtctggggaattGAAAAACCAAGGCAAGcctcccccgcaaaatctgcagagaggctgcttcgaacccgcgacctggtgactcagtaaGAGCTACTGAGAGCAAATAAATTATTCCATCAATGCAGGGAATATGCACACAAAGATAGAATATGAAGCGAAGATGAGTGCTAGTATGAGGTCAACACCACAGAGCACACATATGGAAAGCATCTGTTTAGTTCTGTTGGAATCAATACGACATAAAGCTATGTTAAAAGAAAGGACTCAAGTCCCATTACCAAAGCAATGCTACATTAATTGAGATCCTCTACATCTATTATATCATAACATACACATAGTCTTACTCTTTGTGTAGTATAGCCAAAAGCATATGAGCAGTAAGATTCGTGTTTGACAGTAGGATCATAGCATCATACTAAATATCCAGTAAGTTACAAGAACTAAATCCACCAAGAAATCTAGAAAGAAACATCTAGCATCTTTACTAATCCGAACCACCAATAAAAACAACTCATTGCAATCGAAGGCAACCAAGCCTTGTGGCTCACCGTGGGGTGGGATGTGAGGGGAAGGGGCCCTGACGCTTGTCTTCTAGTGGTGATGTGTCCCGAGGCAAGACATCGCTGAGGGGGCATAGCCCACAGACTGGCTGgcttcatatatgatcttgatgcTGATGGTGGAGGCCCAGTTCTAGAGTTGGGGAGGGTGACAAGACGGGTTGGGAGGCATCTCTTGTTGGCGGCAAGGGTGTTGACATCAGTAGATCCGGTCATCGACGAGTGATGAGACTGGTGGGGAGCCAATCGACCAGTGGCAAGCAATATCTTGCTGTAGCAGGGAGTCTGGACTCTGGAGGGTGGAGGCAGAGGGGGCGATGGGATGGGAGCAAGAGGCAGAGGGGGCGATGGGATGGGAGCAAGCTAGCGGTTTGCGTCGGCTCAACCCAGGGTCGGTGGAATCGGACCTTGTATTATCCTCTTTTGTTTTGGGTCGATCAGCAATCCGATCAGCCCTGACCCATTGTTGATTTTGAGGAGCGGACCTTGTTCACAAACGGGTCGATCCGCCCCCTTTGCAGGCCTAAGGATTATGTGAGGCTTTAGTTGTTATGAGGGGAATATGGAAGCGTATCTGATAAGGGGTAGGTCGGATCAGATTTGAAGATGAGTCTATGGTTGGGTGTTTCTTTTGAATTGTGTTTGGACCTTGATGCTTTGCTTTTTTTTGTAAGAATTTCTATGTTTTTATTCTTTTTAGCATTCATCATGTGACAGTCATCTCATGTTATTAGTAAACAATTTTCTTTTAGATGAATTGCTTGAATTTCCATCTTGTTCTAAATGTTGTTTTCAGAACTTACATGTGCTTACAGAATATTGTTATCAAAAGTTAAGTATCTTTTTGTTATCTTGCATTGTTTTTACAGAAGAATTTGAATGGCAAACGATTTAAAGTGAGTCAGTTCTACGAATTCTGTAATGTGGACATAATTTGTGAAGATGTTCCATGTGGCCTAGATCAGCACAATATGAAGGCGGCCATCAACAACATGCTTAGCAGAACAGTAATGCTTGCACACTTCCCTATAAGTGCGAACTATTATTGTCTTGATGAGGGCACAGAACACATATATGCATACGACGAAGACGATCCAGTATTTGAAGATGAAAATGAAGAAGGATTATTAGGCATTCCAACCCATGTGGTAGTTGTAACTGGTTTCGGATTTGAGGAGACCATTCCTTATTTTGAGTTCTTAGACTGTAATGGTAAGAAGTTCGGTAAAAAGGGTTTCGGTCGAATATTACCTAGTAGCATAATATCACTTTATGCATTTGATGTTATTGTGGACTAGCTGAACTTATATAGATAGTGTTATGTGATATTGGAACTTTGTGTCTTTTGTATTCTACTATGATAATTCAATATATGTTGTATTGTTAGATCAACTTTGTGAACTAGTGCTGTAAAAAATTAGAATGCATGAATCATTGAATCTGCTGATGTTCTAtaagtttctttttttttcttgggaTGTCATGAACTTACTGTTTCAGATTAAATCACACATGTATTGAGATTGTAGCTAGAACCATGAAATTAAATTGCAAAATAAGCGCCTTTGCACCCAAATTCAGTTTATAAGACGAGTTTGTTTCCTTGGATCTGGTTCTTTTTTACTTACCGAGTTTTTGACTTCCCAAATTCAGCATTGTAAACTCTTGTTCTATGTGCACCCATTATGCCGATTTCAAGCCAAACACTATGCGCCTTGGTCGTCCTTATCACCCATGGAGACAAAAGTAAGCTTAAAATTTCGTATATCAAAAATTTAAATCTAGACTACGACAAAGGTCAATTCATTCAATCATACTGGGAGGCTAACATTTTGTCCAACAAGAGATTTTTAGCAAGAATCATAACGATTATTAGGACTTTCTAGTGACAAGGGGTTCAAAAGGACCAGCAAAAAGAGAATATTTACGGTGAAAACCACCACGTACTAGGTGCGTGTGCATTTTGTCTTCTAGCGCACTTGCAACTGtaatttgtcatttttgtatgATTTTTTCAAAAGGCAGTTTGCATATCAACTTTTGCATGTGACATATCAACTGAGGGCAGCGCGCGGCCGTAGCGAGCTCGGcgcggcggggcggggcggggtgGGGCGAGCGTGTCTGGAACTGTCGCGGCCATGGCTGGGGTGAGCTCGTCGAGGGTCGACGCGACCATGGCCGGGGCGAGCTCGTCGGGGggcgggggtggggggtggggggtggggtggCCATGGCCGAACGTGGGGAAGCTGAGGTGAGCGCGTGGGGGCCGTCGTGACCATGGCTAAGGCGAGCTCGGCGAGGGTGCGGCCATGGCCAAAGCGAGCTCGACGAGAGGGCCGACGCGTCGGGCTGCTttgggagaaaaagaaaaaggcatgAGCGAACCTTTATTTGTGTGTAACAAGTGGCATAGCGGGTAATTTTTCTCCATCAAACTTGGATTTGGTGGAGCATCCTCTAAGCTGCTCCACCAATTTGGTGAATCTAGGTGCAGATCCACCATTTTGGTGGTGCAAATTCATGGTGGAGTTGCTGGATCCAAAAATGCTTGGCTAGAAAAATTGGATCTATATCTTGTTTTGGTGAATCTAGAGTTAGTGGAGCTCTACCAAAGCCCCTAAGAGAGAGCAGTAGCCCCCAAAACAGGGCCCTTACTTTTTATTTGAGTGCTCCCCCATTTTTGTTggcctagttttttttttgttccacTCCAACAACAGCCCCCAAATTTAGTCCCCCAAATATATTCGGATAGACACAGACTGTAACACCCTACTCCTACCAATTAATATTATATTGAAAGTAGAAAAATTGGCAGCAACTTATTTCAAAACGCAGCAAGACGAAAGATTACAAGTCTCAAGCTTAACGAAAGAAAACATCAACAAATATAGATAACTAATTAAACATCAACTTCAAGAGGCACACCACACAATTATAAGATCTCAGCAACATAATTAAGTTAACTTCGACAATACTTTAACTTAAGACAAAGTGCCACATTGGGAACTGGTTTCTTAAAACATAAACATTTATTCTGGTAGTGAAAAAGTGACGCGTGCATGCATCTAAGTCCCAAGCTCATCATCACCTGAAAAGAATTAAAGGGGCGAGATAAACTCAGCGAGCAACGGCTATGAATATAGACACATCTCACACGTGTTGAGTTATTAAATTTGAAAACCAAATGAACATCCTTAATGATAAAAAGTAAACGAACAAATAAATTGTGTAGCTCCATAATGTAGCGACTTCCAAACATTATCATAGGACTAGAGTATCACAATTACCCATGTATTGACATTCTCCAAAACAACGAGTAAAGATGTATGCATGTTATGATGCAACTCCATTGAGAGTTTTACGTTGGGCGGTGCCAACCTCTCATGCAACTCCATGTACCGGTACTAGTCACTGCGCGCCGGCGATGACCGGCCATTAACTTcatatgaaatgcatatatatgcatatgaatgATCATGTATGCATAACTCCATAGTGCAACAATTATAATATAATAACCCACAACTATTATCTCATAGCGAGAAGCGACATCGACATTATAAATAAATCCATGAACAATGTATACATAAGCAAGAATGAAGGTAACCATATTATTAATCTTGCTGTATTTTATGCAAAAAGAATGCAAGACATGAATATAAACATAGCATTAGCCACACCCCTACGTTACTTGCCTTTTCACCGAAGAAAATGATCTTGACGAGCGCGTCTAAGAACAGTTATGAGCCGCACTTCCTGATAAAGATAAATCATTGGAACTACTTAATAAAGTATGCATATCATGTAAAGAATAAATACATGTCCCTATGTTTAGTCGATCGTACTCCCCACATTTTCTAGTTGCAAAAGAAaatcttaaaataagaataaatATTGCCAAACAGCCACATATCTATTTTCAGGGCAGATACCTTATTATTTTCATAACTATTTTTATATGGCAGCAAATCATATGGTTGAGTGCAGTAATAGTATCTACATAAAATTTCCTACATCTTTGGTACTCATCACGAAACTTAATTCGGCCTTCTACTATTTTTAGCCTAGGACACAAGGTAACTGCGCCATTTCCTACTAGTCTGAAAAGGTGTGAAAACAGCCGGACCTCAAATCCATAGTTCCCTGTTCTATCGGCCAATTTCAAAGTTTGAGTAACCTTTGGAGAGATAAAATAAATTGCCCCTCAAATCGTCATACTGTTTATTTTATCTGAATTTAGATTTTTGGCAccataaagaaaagaaaaacagagaTCCGATCTGCAATACACTAGACGAGAGAAACTGCAACTCATCCACATGACCAGTACGAGATCTCCAGGTGATTAGCCCTAATCATCATCCTAAAGCGGCAGAGATACAGGATCCCACATTTTTTATTCATACCTATCACGATCTGGCAGAGTTCTCTTTCCTGGCAGCTTTGTTGCCCCGACTGCTGCCTGCTTCCACTACCGGACTGCTTgagtttgctgagtgcccgaaac
This sequence is a window from Miscanthus floridulus cultivar M001 chromosome 10, ASM1932011v1, whole genome shotgun sequence. Protein-coding genes within it:
- the LOC136485600 gene encoding WD repeat-containing protein VIP3-like, encoding MKLAGLKSVDGAHEESIWAAAWAPAADHRPTAVLLTGALDETVRAWLPDDLAALGSPARGHALGVVSLAAHPAGALAAAVSLDSFIRVFDVDTGASVATLEAPPSEVWGVQFHPKGNALAAAGGGSGSVKLWDTEKWQPITSLTVPRPEGARPDKTGSGKFVLSVAWSPDGKLLACGSMDSTIAVYDVVRMKFLHHLEGHHMPVRSMVFSPVDPHVLFTACDDCHIHIYDAKEKSLIGAMSGHASWVLSIDVSPDGLAVATGSSDRTVRLWDINMRTSVQTMSNHSDQVWAVAFRPPGGAGIRAGRLASASDDKSISLYDYS
- the LOC136485601 gene encoding uncharacterized protein, producing the protein MVRGAGGRRGVVGGRRGRGRGGRGGEHLGMGQVVDGDGPPIPADARAWEINPIWYERSQERFTWNGVLRPHLDHVKRINILPNARDRDKNIIGSCVYYSIATALEAAYRIAGVEVEELAWEELCDMVDECNPCRTTAALRVLKYRGIHKRVDYKKKNLNGKRFKVSQFYEFCNVDIICEDVPCGLDQHNMKAAINNMLSRTVMLAHFPISANYYCLDEGTEHIYAYDEDDPVFEDENEEGLLGIPTHVVVVTGFGFEETIPYFEFLDCNGKKFGKKGFGRILPSSIISLYAFDVIVD